A single genomic interval of Helianthus annuus cultivar XRQ/B chromosome 13, HanXRQr2.0-SUNRISE, whole genome shotgun sequence harbors:
- the LOC110944120 gene encoding histone-lysine N-methyltransferase SETD1B-like, whose product MDSSGTGESDTTGPMPIVSDDRESSEHKVHTSDVTSTDEDDFQPFALPDVDAEPADGPFAGDLPLVEIPAPIPLASYPVLDMLLDVDADDDLDLFDDEPLEDDIEGEALIAADDPLLLADAPAEESPADAPLIDDVPAEPVDVAPLPDPVPLEPDHALFATHIDPRYAHTQNGWINADDELPPFPPHTTDARHMDFPFSFAQFTPPARPREGSSTHPFGHVPTSVPVIPQFSTAIPPVPPLSVPPFTPASEPFLWASPPIMPPSDPYHPFHMGYSIEDILMSP is encoded by the exons ATGGATTCATCAGGCACTGGTGAGTCGGACACTACGGGTCCTATGCCCATCGTATCAGACGACCGAGAGTCATCGGAGCATAAGGTACACACTTCAGATGTTACCAGCACGGATGAGGATGATTTCCAGCCATTCGCGCTACCCGATGTTGACgccgagcccgctgatggcccttttgCCGGGGATTTGCCGCTCGTAGAGATCCCTGCCCCCATACCTCTTGCCTCTTATCCTGTTCTTGATATGCTTCTTGACGTCGACGCTGATGATGATCTCGATTTGTTTGACGACGAGCCCCTGGAGGATGAtattgagggcgaggcccttataGCTGCCGACGACCCCTTGCTGCTTGCAGATGCTcctgctgaggagtcacct GCTGATGCCCCTCTCATCGATGACGTACCCGCTGAGCCTGTTGATGTCGCTCCTCTTCCTGATCCTGTTCCCTTGGAGCCCGATCATGCGCTATTCGCAACCCATATTGATCCCCGTTATGCGCACACCCAGAATGGGTGGATTAATGCTGATGATGAGCTCCCGCCTTTTCCCCCTCATACCACCGATGCACGTCACATGGATTTCCCTTTTTCGTTCGCTCAGTTCACACCTCCAGCACGACCTAGAGAGGGTTCCTCGACTCATCCCTTCGGCCATGTGCCGACATCTGTCCCAGTTATACCACAGTTTTCTACTGCTATTCCCCCTGTTCCACCACTTTCTGTGCCACCTTTTACCCCAGCGAGTGAGCCATTCCTTTGGGCGTCACCACCTATCATGCCACCATCCGATCCCTACCATCCTTTTCATATGGGATATTCTATTGAGGACATTCTTATGTC cccttag